The following nucleotide sequence is from Scheffersomyces stipitis CBS 6054 chromosome 4, complete sequence.
TTTAAGGGATAAGGAGAGTGGCGGCCCCTTCTATTCGGACTTTCTACTATGTACAGTTCTAGCACACGCGTCCCACATATctgaaagaaaacaacttAGATCTGTTCCCAGTGATGCAAGCACAGCAGGCGATCAGTTCTATAGATTTGCTTTAGAGAAGCTTCCcaatgaacttgaaaatgCATCCATTACTACAGTACAAGGATTATTGCTATTAGCCAGCAAGGAGTCTGGTGTTGGAAGGAGAAGTTTGGGATGGATTCATTCGGGCATGGCATTCCgaattgcaattgattTGGGCCTCCACCTAGATTGTTCAAGGCTAAGAATAAATGGACACATAACAGAAGAGGAAAGTAAAGTTAGAGATTCGACATTTTGGGGCTGCTATATCTTTGACCAGGGATGGAGTTTCTATCTTGGGCGTCCACCTGCTATACATGAATCCGATATAGATTTGACGTTTCCTAGATTCTGCAAGGAAGATGCTGTTAAATGGGTTCCTATTTATGAAGGTGAAACACATCATTCCAATTTAATTCTCGAGTTTTATCCAAAAAACACATTGACTGCGATCATATTAATTTATCTgatcttgaaagaaatcaTTCTGTCTGTGTacagacagaagaaagaatctgaaataAAGATAAATTACAGAAAATCTTTGGAACAGTGTTATGGTTTACTTTTGGAGTGGCAAAATGAACTCCCCGACTATCTCTTATACAAAGATACACATATGCATCCAGCCGTTATTATGTTACATACAATGTATCATTCTGCGATTATCTTTTTGTTCCGGCCTTTTTTTAAAC
It contains:
- a CDS encoding predicted protein (go_component nucleus~go_function DNA binding; zinc ion binding~go_process transcription), with amino-acid sequence LLDLYFCWQHSYYNIFDKSLFLRDKESGGPFYSDFLLCTVLAHASHISERKQLRSVPSDASTAGDQFYRFALEKLPNELENASITTVQGLLLLASKESGVGRRSLGWIHSGMAFRIAIDLGLHLDCSRLRINGHITEEESKVRDSTFWGCYIFDQGWSFYLGRPPAIHESDIDL